The following proteins are encoded in a genomic region of Lachnospiraceae bacterium KM106-2:
- a CDS encoding two-component response regulator: MKILLAEDDTTIRQRLIQSVNNNIINSEITSYKSANETLCYAKQNKIDLFILDIQLTDYKGTHLAKQIRAIPEYKFTPIIFITALAGEELMAYRELKCYSFITKPFTEQEIYEALKEVQEYIENVSSKKKTIRIEQKCYIFEYDVNQISYIESYGKQILIHVKRNHTIEVDQIAGYSLKGMMELLRDCQFVQCHKSYLVNCNEISRIDKSNNIIYIRENEEPIPIGNKFRELILGER, from the coding sequence TTGAAAATTTTATTAGCAGAAGATGATACCACAATCAGACAACGTTTAATACAGTCGGTGAATAATAATATAATAAATTCTGAAATAACTTCATATAAGAGTGCAAATGAAACTTTGTGCTATGCGAAACAGAATAAGATAGATCTCTTTATTTTGGATATACAGCTAACAGATTACAAAGGAACCCATTTAGCAAAACAGATCAGAGCAATTCCAGAATATAAGTTTACGCCGATTATCTTTATTACCGCGTTAGCTGGAGAGGAATTGATGGCATACCGAGAGCTAAAGTGCTATAGCTTTATTACAAAACCATTTACGGAACAGGAGATATATGAAGCATTGAAAGAGGTTCAGGAATATATAGAGAATGTTTCTTCGAAAAAGAAGACAATTCGAATTGAACAGAAGTGCTATATCTTTGAATATGATGTCAATCAAATTTCTTATATAGAGTCATACGGAAAACAGATTTTAATCCATGTGAAAAGGAATCATACCATAGAGGTCGATCAGATTGCTGGGTATTCTTTAAAAGGGATGATGGAACTGTTAAGGGATTGTCAGTTTGTGCAGTGTCATAAAAGTTATCTAGTCAATTGTAATGAAATCAGTCGAATCGATAAGAGTAATAATATTATATATATTAGAGAAAACGAGGAGCCAATTCCAATTGGAAATAAGTTCAGAGAGCTTATATTAGGAGAGAGATAG
- a CDS encoding two-component sensor histidine kinase, malate, with protein MDMIHIFIITLLDVISLFVLCNILLSKEEVSSANWVKWLVCVTLFYLFSRIEFTSWDQSITTDLQIFNMDILPVSSFGGTILLCIVLMISNSLFLKMSNQKSFLGTMFLLSSFIFIRVFAIILCSPIGREGYVYSVLFRIVTFIIILVIASFRPYHRLERWMIENNMITKFSVIITFVFTISFIMTVQFDIRIMFFHMARVIGSLTLVLLFNILIILVQNKQMQRKKSIKVANQYLPMIEELIVEVRARQHEFDNKLTAIFSILESANDIEEAKVKIFEYTKNVQLDNNSKELFMCENRIIAGVIYAKIQLAKEKNIEVVVVNKASFCNISTPEYELVEVLGILIDNAIEAGNERDIIYIEMKREEQYLEFDVSNPCESMSTTQFMNLFERGYSSKQSKQIARGYGLYNVKKIVEQYDGRIITKNIERNEQNYIMIGICLP; from the coding sequence ATGGACATGATTCATATCTTTATAATAACATTACTAGATGTGATATCCTTGTTTGTACTCTGCAACATACTTTTATCAAAAGAAGAGGTTTCAAGTGCTAATTGGGTGAAATGGTTGGTTTGCGTCACTCTGTTTTATTTATTTTCACGGATTGAATTTACCAGTTGGGATCAATCAATTACGACAGACTTGCAAATATTCAATATGGATATACTGCCAGTAAGTTCATTTGGTGGAACCATTCTATTATGTATTGTACTAATGATAAGTAATAGTTTATTTTTGAAAATGAGTAATCAAAAATCCTTTTTAGGAACCATGTTTTTACTTAGTTCATTCATTTTTATTCGTGTATTTGCTATTATTTTATGTTCGCCCATTGGAAGAGAGGGATACGTATATTCCGTTCTGTTTCGTATTGTAACATTCATTATTATACTTGTGATAGCATCATTTCGTCCATACCATAGATTAGAACGATGGATGATAGAAAATAATATGATTACCAAGTTTTCAGTCATTATTACATTTGTTTTCACGATTTCTTTTATAATGACGGTACAATTTGATATTCGGATTATGTTCTTTCATATGGCAAGAGTGATCGGAAGTTTAACTCTTGTATTACTGTTTAATATATTAATAATTCTAGTTCAAAATAAGCAAATGCAAAGGAAAAAGAGTATAAAGGTTGCGAATCAATACCTTCCGATGATCGAAGAATTGATTGTAGAAGTAAGAGCAAGGCAACATGAATTTGATAATAAACTGACTGCAATCTTTAGTATATTGGAGAGTGCCAATGACATAGAGGAAGCGAAAGTAAAAATCTTTGAGTATACGAAAAATGTACAGTTAGACAATAATTCAAAAGAATTATTTATGTGTGAAAATCGGATAATAGCAGGAGTAATCTATGCAAAGATTCAATTAGCAAAGGAAAAAAACATTGAAGTCGTGGTGGTGAATAAAGCGTCCTTTTGTAATATTTCAACACCAGAGTATGAATTAGTCGAAGTATTAGGAATTTTGATTGATAATGCAATTGAAGCCGGAAATGAGAGAGACATCATCTATATCGAGATGAAACGAGAAGAACAATATTTAGAGTTCGATGTCAGCAATCCTTGCGAATCAATGTCTACTACCCAATTTATGAATCTATTTGAACGAGGATATTCAAGTAAACAGAGTAAGCAGATAGCACGAGGGTACGGATTGTATAATGTTAAGAAAATTGTCGAACAGTATGATGGAAGAATTATAACGAAAAATATAGAGAGAAATGAACAAAATTATATTATGATTGGAATATGTCTACCATAA
- a CDS encoding ABC transporter, ATP-binding protein, whose protein sequence is MENKIEIHDVTKSFHGGCILKNINLTIPTGSTVGIVGANGSGKSVLFKLICGFVKPDQGEVIVNGEVLGSKNDFPQNVGVFINEPGYISIYNGFQNLRYLADIKGIISDSQICDTMKLVGLDPKNKTKVENYSLGMKQKLGIAQAIMEDQEIVILDEPFNALDYKTHQDIKEIIRILQSEEKTVLLTSHNYEDIEELCDYIYLIEDGVLEELSGLALDRYRNCKR, encoded by the coding sequence ATGGAAAATAAAATAGAAATACATGATGTAACTAAATCATTTCATGGAGGTTGCATTCTTAAGAATATTAATTTAACAATACCAACTGGAAGTACAGTCGGTATTGTAGGAGCAAATGGAAGTGGAAAGTCTGTTCTATTTAAATTAATATGTGGTTTTGTTAAACCAGACCAAGGAGAAGTTATTGTGAATGGTGAAGTATTAGGTTCAAAAAATGATTTCCCTCAAAATGTAGGTGTATTCATTAATGAACCTGGCTATATCAGCATTTATAATGGATTTCAGAATCTTAGATATTTAGCAGACATTAAAGGGATCATTAGTGATTCACAAATCTGTGATACAATGAAACTTGTTGGATTAGATCCTAAGAACAAGACTAAAGTTGAGAACTATTCACTCGGTATGAAACAGAAACTTGGTATTGCACAAGCGATTATGGAAGATCAGGAAATTGTTATATTAGATGAGCCATTTAACGCTCTTGATTATAAAACACACCAAGATATTAAAGAGATTATTCGTATTTTACAAAGTGAAGAAAAAACAGTTTTACTTACGAGCCATAATTATGAGGACATTGAAGAATTATGTGATTATATTTATTTGATTGAAGATGGTGTATTAGAAGAATTATCTGGGTTGGCATTGGACAGATACAGAAATTGCAAAAGATAG
- a CDS encoding mobile element protein, protein MYTYDQRRKAIELYLKYDLQVDPVIKKLGYPSRRILYKWYKEYISQGGFPEKHTKKSIYSDEQKHTAIEYYFNHGRTLSHTIQVLGYPSKIT, encoded by the coding sequence ATGTATACATATGATCAGAGAAGAAAAGCAATTGAATTATATCTTAAGTATGACCTACAGGTTGATCCTGTAATAAAAAAATTAGGCTATCCATCTAGACGTATTTTATATAAATGGTATAAAGAATACATCAGTCAAGGTGGTTTTCCTGAAAAACATACAAAAAAATCTATTTACTCCGATGAGCAAAAGCATACTGCTATTGAATATTATTTTAATCATGGGAGAACATTGTCTCACACAATACAGGTACTTGGCTATCCATCAAAAATCACATGA